CTGGGCGAGTAGGGCCGGCCCTGCTCGTCCCGCAGCCGCCCGAACACCTCTTGGTACAAGCTCTGCACTTTCTGCTTCATCTGCCGGATGGATTTGAGGAATTCCACCTTCTCCCTGAGCAGTTTGGACTTGTCGCGTTGCAGCTCCTCCACGTCGCGCTCCAGGTTGAGGATGGTGTCCAGTTTTCTCTTGCGGCAGTTCTGGGCGGCCATCTTGTTCTTGCCGCGCCGGCGGATGTCGCGGATGAGGCTGAGCTGCGCCTCGCTCAGCTGGTACTTGGACAGCAGCTCGTTGAACTCCTCCACGGGCAGGTTGATGATCTTGTCGTTGGTGAAGGGGATCTTCATGGCCCTGGCGCGGTGCTCGTCGCGGCTCAGCTGCTTGTCCAGCAGCTCCGACGGTTTCTCCTTGCCGCTCTTCTTGCCGGCGCCGGGCGCTTTGGGCTCCTCGGGGTCCAGGGCGCCCGGGGCCATGTTGTAGGTGTGGTTGTGGCCAACGTGCTCCAGGTAAGGCAGGTAATGGAGCTGAGCCGGGTCCTGGTAGCTCATGCGGCAGAACTTGCTGTACTCTGGCTGGTAGCCAACCGCCCCTTCCGCTTCCTCAAAGTCCACGTTCTCCGAGTCCGAGCTGTAGCCCACGGCGCCTTCCTCGGAAaacgaggaggaggaggaggatgaagaggaagaggacGACGAGGACGAGGCTTCGGAGCTGCTCAGGGACGCGGGGCTGTGGCCGGAATCCAGGGAAAGACCTGAGTCGGAATCGAACTCCTCTTCCAGCTGCGAGGCCTGCACGGGGTTGAAGCCCTCCTCGATGGCCAAGTCCATCAGGCTGATCTCATCCAGCATGGCCTCGTCCAGGAGCCCTCCCAGGGGGTCGGGCAGCTCGGGCCCGGCCGTCTCGTTGCCCGTGCTGTTCATCTGGGGCGGGAAGAAGATCCCGCTCAGGTTGGTGGAGCCGAAGGTGCTGTTGAGGCCGGTGGAGTTGTCGGGcgccagctgcagcagggccgAGCCGCCCGCCATGGACGAGGGGCTCTCGATGTCCGAGCTGAAGAGGGAGAagtcctgggagcagctgcccagcgAGGCCTGATGCAGGCTGACGTTCTGGTTGATGGGCGTGCCGGGGGCCAGGCTGTAGTTGGATGCCAGCAGGTCCCCGCCGGCGCCGCCGTACAGGCTCTCGGCGCTCGTGCTGTTCACCTCCATGGCCTGCAAGAGACGTGGCACAGCTCGCCGGAGGAGCTCCGCTGCCAAGGACGCTTCCAGAGCGCAGGGCGGGAGCTCGCGGACGCCACGGGGACGGCGAGGTGTCGCCGCAGCGTCACCGCGCCGGCCGGGACCCCAAATCGCGGAGGGACAAAGCCCTTCCCGCCCCTCCCGGAGCCCACCTGCATCTCCATGATGGAANNNNNNNNNNNNNNNNNNNNNNNNNNNNNNNNNNNNNNNNNNNNNNNNNNNNNNNNNNNAAAAAAAAgtcctgccactgctgctccaggtcGAAGGGCGACTCGTTCTCGgccaggagaggggacagcaggctgGGGGGGCCGCCCGGGGCCCGGCTCTGCCCGGGCACGGCTTCGCTCAGGGCGGAGACATCCGCAGCTGGGAACTGAGCACGCCAGGGAAatcagggctgggagctcagggaggctcagggacacttggggatgctcagggacgTTCAGGGATGCTCGGGGGTGGAaactcagggatgctcagggagatttggggatgctcagggataTTCGGGGAGGCTCAGGGATGCACACTCAGGGATGTTCGGGGATGGACactcagggatgcacagggataTTCGGGGAGGCTCGGGGATGCACACTCAGGGATTCTCGGGGATGCTCGGGATTGCACAGGGATATTCAGGAATGGACactcagggatgcacagggatggaTGTTCAGGGATGCCTGGGCAGTCTcaaggatgctcagggatgcagccACCCCCCAGCCCAGCGCCCTTCCCGCCCACTTTGCCACGAACTAACGCGGAGCAAAGCCAGGAGGCTTTAATTAATCACAGCCCCCCCTCCTGGGTGCTTTCACAGGATGCCTGGAGCCGCCTGGAGCAGCCAAAACCAATCTGCGGCTGAGGGAGAAGCGTGAGAGGCACCGAAATCCCAGCGAGCGAGGCAGGGAGAGGCTCGGGATGGACCCTGCGGGCTCACCTCGGAATTGTCCCCGAAAGGGAAGGTGGCCTCCAGCAGCCTAAGGCActcctccagggacagggctgtctGATCCTCCGCACCGGGCACCTGCGGGGAGAGCAGACACACGGAACGGGAGCTGCGGGCTCggggaggtgctgctgagaAATCAGCTCCCTtccagcagggctccatcacagcACATCCAAAAAAGAGCCAGAGCCCCACCCAGTGCTCCTTCGCTGGCTCCATCCTCCCGCTCCAGGCTACGGGAAAGCGCCAGCGCTGCCGCTCCCGGCcagcctgctgtcccctgctgtcccctgctgtcccctccgGCCACGCAGGCCAGGGGGACTCTGCGGCTGCCCACGGGGACACGGCCGGCCCTGCCCAAATCCTGCTGCCCACCTGGgcaaaccctgctgctgctgctgctgctgctgctgctgctggggcagtgggacaggcgttgctgcctgccagctgcctgGGGCCCTGTCCTTCCTGCCCTCAGAGGCACCGGCACAGCCCGAGGGCCCCGGGAGCGCCCAGGGGTGTTACCTGCGCAGGGAAACTCTCCCCGGTCTCTCCATCAACTAGCGGGATTCTATCCAAGACCTCATTCCCTGCACTCCTCCAGCTGTCCCCGCGCTCCCTCCCATCGCTCAGCTCTTTGTCCACTTCGCTCTCTTTCTGACGGTGGCTGTAGTCAAAAATCTCTCGCCCAGCGCCGAGATCAATATCCTGTCTCCACAGGATGTCAATCAAATCGATGTCCTGCAAGACAGACCACATTTCCTTCAGCCCCCTGACCTaaggaggaggacgaggaggaggagggggaaacagagccctgagagggagcggggatgggggagaaccgggattggggggaaatgtgggaaacagagccctgagagggagcggggatgggggagaaccgggattggggggaaatgtgggaaacagagccctgagagggagcggggatgggggagaaccgggattggggggaaatgtgggaaacagagccctgagagggagcggggatgggggagaaccgggattggggggaaatgtgggaaacagagccctgagagggagcggggatgggggagaaccgggattggggggaaatgtgggaaacagagccctgagagggagcggggatgggggagaaccgggattggggggaaatgtgggaaacagagccctgagagggagcggggatgggggagaaccgggattggggggaaatgtgggaaacagagccctgagagggagcggggatgggggagaaccgggattggggggaaatgtgggaaacagagccctgagagggagcggggatgggggagaaccgggattggggggaaatgtgggaaacagagccctgagagggagcggggatgggggagaaccgggattggggggaaatgtgggaaacagag
The genomic region above belongs to Ficedula albicollis isolate OC2 chromosome 27, FicAlb1.5, whole genome shotgun sequence and contains:
- the NFE2L1 gene encoding nuclear factor erythroid 2-related factor 1, coding for MLSLKKYFTEGLIQFTILLSLIGVRVDVDTYLSSQLPPLREIILGQSSAYTQTQFHNLRNTLDGYGIHPKSVELDYYFTARRLLSQVRALDRFQVPSTEVSAWLVHRDPEGSVSGGQPGAVQDGGAGDGAVRESGAEQGFGEELEDLGAVAPPVNGDLTPQDIDLIDILWRQDIDLGAGREIFDYSHRQKESEVDKELSDGRERGDSWRSAGNEVLDRIPLVDGETGESFPAQVPGAEDQTALSLEECLRLLEATFPFGDNSEFPAADVSALSEAVPGQSRAPGGPPSLLSPLLAENESPFDLEQQWQDFFSIMEMQAMEVNSTSAESLYGGAGGDLLASNYSLAPGTPINQNVSLHQASLGSCSQDFSLFSSDIESPSSMAGGSALLQLAPDNSTGLNSTFGSTNLSGIFFPPQMNSTGNETAGPELPDPLGGLLDEAMLDEISLMDLAIEEGFNPVQASQLEEEFDSDSGLSLDSGHSPASLSSSEASSSSSSSSSSSSSSSFSEEGAVGYSSDSENVDFEEAEGAVGYQPEYSKFCRMSYQDPAQLHYLPYLEHVGHNHTYNMAPGALDPEEPKAPGAGKKSGKEKPSELLDKQLSRDEHRARAMKIPFTNDKIINLPVEEFNELLSKYQLSEAQLSLIRDIRRRGKNKMAAQNCRKRKLDTILNLERDVEELQRDKSKLLREKVEFLKSIRQMKQKVQSLYQEVFGRLRDEQGRPYSPSRYALQYGSDGSVLLIPRAPAPAEPQPRRPERKQKDRRK